In Fervidobacterium thailandense, a single genomic region encodes these proteins:
- a CDS encoding carbohydrate ABC transporter permease gives MKGLRLKYRTKEAIVGYLFAAPVIISVLVFAIYPIFAAFYYSLTDYQPLEARKFLYVVDPYEALELHTGILREEAKNYTLDDILQNFDPVQFVQLDLGVNLDDSEKELVRQYFDSASLVSDFREGKLPKQIKVSDFMKRYMRDFGHKFSKYVPKFVGLQNFRDIFKDKLFYTSFWNAFLYSLIVVPIQTLLAIILAVAANSKIKGVGFFKAVFFLPAITSSAALSMVFMLLYSKPGVLNKILVALFGRFGFQPIDYLNEPGIALFAIMAMNIWSTAGYFMVTFLAGLQDIPSSIYEAAKIDGANSFQMFWKITLPLLRPQIVFVSIMGTIGCMQVFDQIYFLVRNLRNITISYYIYKNAFEYGKMGYASALAVILFAVILTLSLIQRRIINEQY, from the coding sequence ATGAAAGGTCTGAGGCTGAAGTACCGTACTAAGGAAGCGATAGTGGGTTACCTGTTTGCAGCTCCAGTAATAATCAGCGTGCTTGTATTTGCTATTTATCCCATTTTCGCGGCTTTTTACTACAGTCTGACCGACTATCAGCCACTCGAGGCAAGGAAGTTCCTTTACGTTGTTGACCCGTACGAAGCTTTGGAATTGCACACGGGCATCTTACGCGAAGAAGCGAAAAACTACACTCTCGACGATATACTTCAGAATTTCGACCCCGTTCAATTTGTTCAACTGGATCTCGGTGTCAACCTCGATGACTCGGAGAAGGAACTCGTGAGACAGTACTTCGATTCAGCAAGTTTAGTAAGCGATTTTCGTGAAGGAAAGCTTCCAAAACAGATAAAAGTTTCGGACTTTATGAAGAGATACATGAGGGATTTCGGACACAAGTTTTCAAAATACGTACCCAAGTTCGTTGGCTTGCAAAATTTCAGGGATATCTTCAAGGATAAACTCTTCTACACGTCTTTCTGGAACGCGTTTCTGTACTCATTGATCGTTGTTCCGATTCAAACGCTGTTGGCTATAATCCTCGCGGTTGCCGCGAATTCGAAAATTAAAGGCGTGGGCTTTTTTAAGGCGGTATTCTTCCTTCCAGCCATTACTTCTTCGGCGGCGTTGTCGATGGTCTTCATGTTACTTTACTCTAAACCGGGGGTGCTCAACAAGATCCTGGTAGCACTTTTCGGACGCTTTGGTTTTCAACCGATAGATTACCTGAACGAACCTGGTATAGCACTTTTTGCGATTATGGCTATGAATATTTGGTCAACGGCTGGGTACTTCATGGTGACATTTCTGGCGGGGCTCCAGGATATACCATCAAGTATCTACGAGGCCGCGAAAATCGATGGTGCTAACAGTTTCCAGATGTTCTGGAAAATCACGCTGCCACTGTTAAGACCGCAAATTGTGTTCGTTTCCATCATGGGAACTATCGGATGCATGCAGGTCTTTGATCAGATCTACTTCCTGGTCAGAAACTTGAGGAACATAACGATCTCCTACTATATCTACAAAAATGCGTTCGAGTATGGGAAGATGGGCTATGCCTCCGCACTTGCGGTCATACTCTTTGCGGTTATTCTAACCCTATCGTTGATCCAGCGGAGGATCATCAATGAACAGTACTGA
- a CDS encoding ABC transporter substrate-binding protein, with product MRKLLAVFLAVWVVVGLFAAVRITVSGWPGNPVEEATIKRAVDTFNNTIGKQKGIEVVWEPIAGDYKQVLMTRLSGGTGPDLFYVDVYVFEELARANVLLPLDTYVKRDNFDLNDFYPSLIDAFKYQNRLYGIAKDFSTLALWFNKEIFDKYRVPYLTNDETWDSFLKKLQQLKAAGFETPLALAPDFNRIIPFIISFGGRLVKPDLSTALGEPNSKKAIQFYVDLVTKYKVAKEPSALGSGWLGEALATEKCAVAMEGPWTIGFMRGSFPDTFKKMGIVEMPKGIKKATMIYTVAWSINRATPNKDAGWEVLKFLVTEGQRIFVEGAGVLASRKSIAAQDKDPIKQVFYKGAEYGVPWRVPTPSGIFSIANDQIGSLLKDLFAGKLTVDQAIKIIEDNYNNWVRK from the coding sequence ATGAGGAAGTTACTGGCTGTTTTTCTCGCGGTTTGGGTGGTTGTAGGACTATTTGCGGCGGTGAGGATTACGGTCTCCGGATGGCCTGGGAACCCCGTGGAGGAGGCGACCATCAAGCGAGCGGTGGACACTTTCAACAACACTATTGGCAAGCAGAAAGGTATCGAAGTCGTTTGGGAACCGATAGCTGGAGACTACAAACAGGTGCTCATGACAAGACTCTCTGGTGGTACAGGTCCCGATCTTTTCTACGTCGATGTTTACGTCTTCGAAGAACTGGCACGGGCAAACGTTCTACTGCCACTCGATACTTACGTAAAGAGGGACAACTTTGATTTGAACGATTTTTACCCATCGTTGATCGATGCTTTCAAATACCAGAACAGGCTGTACGGTATCGCGAAAGACTTCTCCACGTTGGCTCTCTGGTTCAACAAGGAGATCTTCGACAAGTACAGGGTTCCTTACTTAACTAACGACGAAACTTGGGACTCGTTCCTGAAAAAACTTCAACAACTGAAAGCGGCAGGTTTTGAAACACCACTTGCACTGGCGCCAGATTTCAACAGGATCATCCCGTTCATCATCAGCTTCGGAGGTAGGCTCGTCAAACCGGACCTCTCAACAGCGTTGGGTGAACCGAATTCGAAAAAAGCAATACAGTTCTACGTTGACCTTGTGACAAAGTACAAAGTTGCGAAAGAACCATCGGCTCTTGGTTCCGGATGGCTCGGTGAGGCGTTGGCAACGGAAAAGTGTGCTGTGGCAATGGAAGGTCCATGGACGATAGGATTTATGAGAGGTTCTTTCCCTGATACCTTCAAGAAGATGGGAATTGTAGAAATGCCGAAGGGAATTAAGAAGGCTACGATGATCTACACCGTTGCGTGGTCCATCAACAGGGCAACGCCGAACAAGGATGCCGGTTGGGAAGTTTTGAAGTTCCTCGTAACCGAAGGTCAGAGGATATTTGTCGAAGGAGCTGGGGTACTCGCTTCAAGAAAATCGATCGCCGCTCAGGACAAAGATCCAATCAAACAGGTGTTCTATAAGGGCGCGGAGTACGGAGTGCCTTGGAGAGTCCCGACACCAAGCGGTATATTCTCTATAGCGAACGACCAGATTGGTTCGTTGCTCAAAGATCTCTTTGCTGGCAAGTTGACAGTCGACCAGGCAATAAAGATTATCGAGGATAACTACAACAACTGGGTCAGGAAGTAA
- a CDS encoding LacI family DNA-binding transcriptional regulator, which yields MVFFRVWKYGRQGGKLTIECNRLHYISVVEVLALTIKEFAKICGVSVATVSRVFNEPEKVKEETRERILRIAKEYNYTPHSVAKSLREKRTGIYALTVMSTVERVFEDSYVSKFLRGAVKYFSEHGLKLVVDVLTSGDVRAYYTKLVKSRLIDGVILMDLKDDDERVELLKYYGFPFVCVGRNNKNDFVYVDSDGYLGGRQAGEHFLELGVGSVIFIGGDPNLPFERDRRKGFSDALEGSGISIVYEYAFYEERNVRDILETYVGRIEGIFCTSDVMAYAALRFCERNGLDVPIVGFDNILLSEIAGITTVDQHIELVGEKAAEKLHKVSLGEPVGSEIIVTELVVRSTKRFMLRKARA from the coding sequence ATGGTCTTTTTTAGAGTTTGGAAGTATGGTAGGCAAGGTGGTAAACTCACTATTGAATGTAATCGATTACATTACATATCCGTTGTCGAGGTGTTGGCGTTGACGATCAAGGAATTTGCGAAGATTTGTGGAGTTTCCGTTGCGACCGTATCGAGGGTGTTCAACGAACCTGAAAAGGTCAAAGAAGAAACACGGGAAAGGATCCTTCGGATAGCTAAAGAGTACAATTACACACCGCACAGCGTTGCTAAGTCTCTCAGGGAAAAGCGGACCGGTATATACGCACTCACCGTTATGAGCACTGTTGAAAGGGTATTTGAGGATTCCTACGTATCGAAATTTCTGCGTGGTGCGGTGAAGTACTTTTCGGAACACGGTTTAAAGCTTGTTGTCGACGTTCTCACCAGCGGGGATGTACGCGCGTACTACACCAAGTTAGTGAAGTCTCGGCTCATCGATGGAGTCATTCTCATGGATTTAAAAGATGACGACGAAAGGGTTGAGCTTTTGAAATACTACGGATTTCCTTTTGTGTGCGTTGGAAGAAATAACAAAAACGATTTTGTGTACGTTGATTCCGACGGTTACCTTGGTGGAAGACAGGCTGGAGAGCACTTTTTGGAGTTGGGAGTTGGAAGTGTCATTTTCATTGGTGGGGATCCGAACCTGCCATTTGAACGGGATCGTAGGAAAGGCTTTAGTGACGCACTTGAGGGGAGTGGCATATCTATAGTCTATGAGTACGCTTTTTACGAAGAACGGAATGTTCGCGATATTCTGGAAACTTACGTGGGTAGAATAGAGGGAATCTTCTGCACGTCGGATGTCATGGCCTACGCGGCGTTGAGATTTTGCGAGAGAAACGGATTGGATGTTCCTATCGTGGGATTTGACAACATACTGTTATCGGAGATTGCCGGGATTACGACCGTTGATCAACACATAGAGCTTGTCGGCGAAAAGGCGGCGGAGAAGCTACACAAGGTGAGTTTGGGAGAACCCGTCGGATCGGAAATTATCGTTACGGAACTTGTGGTTCGTTCTACCAAACGTTTCATGTTAAGGAAAGCACGCGCGTGA
- a CDS encoding GNAT family N-acetyltransferase — METIRRAEPSDADVVASLVLETGQRFLPLIFGPHVKLILGKLIRIPGTILYIDNIYVLEGEDRKVVGAIVAFPGKTIRKRSFKTMLTLFRIMGFELFKRLPNMILILSRNKVRNDEFYISNIAVDKSHRGKGFGSKLMKFAEKLASNVGAKRIVLDVENTNINAIELYKKLGYRGVTTKRVYIKGQRFVFIRMVKDVKKETEKS; from the coding sequence GTGGAGACGATCAGAAGAGCGGAGCCTTCGGATGCTGATGTAGTCGCAAGTTTAGTTCTCGAGACTGGGCAGAGGTTTTTGCCGCTTATATTCGGACCACATGTGAAGTTGATACTTGGAAAACTTATACGTATACCGGGCACGATACTCTACATCGACAACATCTACGTTTTGGAGGGAGAGGACCGTAAGGTCGTCGGTGCCATTGTAGCCTTTCCGGGCAAGACGATACGGAAGCGGTCCTTTAAAACGATGCTTACACTCTTCAGGATAATGGGTTTTGAGCTTTTTAAGAGACTTCCAAATATGATCCTGATTCTTTCAAGAAATAAAGTTAGGAACGACGAATTTTATATCTCGAACATCGCGGTCGATAAATCACATAGGGGGAAGGGGTTCGGAAGCAAGTTGATGAAATTTGCCGAAAAATTAGCCTCGAATGTTGGAGCCAAGAGAATCGTGCTCGATGTTGAAAATACCAACATAAATGCGATAGAACTTTATAAGAAGTTAGGTTACCGTGGCGTCACGACAAAGCGGGTTTATATTAAGGGTCAGAGGTTTGTCTTCATTCGAATGGTTAAGGATGTTAAAAAGGAAACGGAGAAATCTTAA
- a CDS encoding GTPase, which yields MGDSKRELRKEMVETCPGCGAKIQFEHPGKPGFIPQDVYQRKLDAGEEIVCQRCFRLKNYKILTSEADEEEIQRFLSVAIRDFEKFVYVFDVFDFEGTFRPEIVKLLERQEVVFVANKFDTLPKTVSGSQLKSWLLEVIGKSVGIRPSQIFITSTKNGYGLSKLGDFLSGWGGKALILGVTNVGKSSLLQVITSSKVTVSPYPGTTIGLIEHRIGTLRLFDTPGIIVSDRLIDLFDPQCQAQILAKGEVSRKTFKPFPEEVIFVGGLVKIQSTLASQPDLRPIFQIFAPEQVTFHKTKNPEFINHPEKHFGRLLIPPCGRFDVSRLNFKQVEIIVKEEEELSIPGLCWINVKRGPVRFTLNVPENVEPKVRPALMKPKRKV from the coding sequence ATGGGGGATTCGAAACGAGAATTGAGAAAAGAAATGGTTGAAACGTGTCCAGGTTGTGGTGCAAAAATCCAGTTTGAGCACCCCGGTAAGCCTGGTTTTATTCCACAGGATGTTTACCAGCGCAAATTGGACGCCGGTGAGGAAATCGTCTGCCAGAGATGCTTCAGGCTCAAGAATTACAAGATTCTCACGAGTGAAGCGGACGAAGAAGAGATTCAAAGGTTTTTAAGTGTCGCAATACGCGATTTCGAGAAGTTCGTTTACGTTTTCGACGTTTTCGATTTTGAAGGCACTTTTAGACCGGAGATTGTAAAGTTACTCGAACGCCAGGAAGTTGTGTTTGTCGCAAATAAGTTCGATACGCTGCCAAAGACGGTAAGTGGTTCACAACTGAAAAGCTGGCTTTTGGAAGTGATTGGTAAGAGTGTGGGAATCAGACCTTCTCAAATATTCATAACGAGCACGAAAAATGGTTACGGGCTGAGTAAATTGGGAGACTTTTTGTCCGGATGGGGAGGTAAGGCTCTAATCCTCGGTGTTACGAACGTTGGGAAATCGTCTTTACTCCAGGTGATAACAAGCTCGAAGGTGACCGTTTCACCGTATCCGGGAACGACTATTGGATTGATCGAGCACAGGATCGGAACGTTGAGATTGTTCGATACTCCTGGTATAATCGTAAGTGACAGACTTATAGATTTGTTCGATCCCCAGTGTCAGGCACAGATACTCGCAAAAGGTGAAGTCTCGCGAAAGACCTTCAAACCATTCCCCGAAGAGGTTATATTCGTCGGAGGACTTGTGAAGATTCAATCTACGTTGGCCTCTCAACCCGATTTGCGCCCCATTTTCCAAATCTTTGCACCTGAACAGGTAACGTTCCATAAAACGAAAAACCCGGAATTCATCAACCATCCGGAAAAGCACTTTGGAAGACTACTCATACCCCCGTGCGGTCGGTTCGACGTTTCAAGGTTGAACTTCAAGCAGGTCGAAATAATCGTAAAAGAGGAAGAAGAGCTCAGCATCCCTGGACTCTGCTGGATAAACGTAAAAAGGGGGCCTGTTCGCTTTACCTTGAACGTACCGGAAAACGTTGAACCAAAGGTGAGACCGGCTTTAATGAAACCGAAAAGGAAAGTTTAG
- the pduL gene encoding phosphate propanoyltransferase produces MVKKPFPIVVGVSNRHVHLSREDVEILFGKDYQLTPIKDLGQPGQFACQETVTIVGPKGSIENVRVLGPERKETQVEISLTDAYRLGLNPPVRDSGDLEGTPGITIIGPKGQVTKDRGVIIAKRHIHMHTSDAEKFGVKDKDIVKVIVEKGDRKLIFDDVLIRVSDKFALEFHVDTDEANAALLKTGDIVYIVDF; encoded by the coding sequence ATGGTGAAGAAACCGTTTCCGATCGTAGTTGGAGTGAGCAACAGGCACGTACACCTTTCGAGGGAGGATGTCGAAATACTCTTCGGTAAGGATTACCAGCTGACACCCATAAAGGACCTCGGTCAACCGGGACAGTTCGCTTGCCAGGAGACGGTAACTATTGTTGGACCGAAAGGTTCTATCGAAAACGTTAGGGTGCTGGGTCCGGAAAGAAAGGAAACGCAAGTTGAAATATCTCTCACGGATGCTTACAGGCTCGGTTTGAATCCACCGGTAAGGGACAGTGGAGATCTGGAAGGAACACCGGGGATAACGATAATCGGTCCCAAGGGACAAGTCACAAAGGATAGGGGAGTAATCATTGCAAAAAGGCATATACACATGCACACAAGTGATGCCGAAAAGTTCGGAGTTAAGGACAAAGATATCGTGAAAGTGATCGTCGAAAAAGGTGATAGGAAGCTCATTTTCGATGACGTGCTCATTAGGGTCAGTGACAAATTTGCTCTCGAATTCCACGTAGATACGGACGAAGCGAACGCAGCGTTGTTAAAGACTGGGGATATTGTTTACATCGTGGACTTTTAA
- a CDS encoding sulfur transfer protein involved in thiamine biosynthesis has product MVVKYDYKVYEFSESMRGYELLKRLGLNPEEHLIIVDGELYTEDRVIKKDKEVQIVKVTSSG; this is encoded by the coding sequence ATGGTAGTAAAATACGACTACAAGGTTTACGAGTTTAGCGAATCAATGAGAGGATACGAATTGTTGAAAAGGCTCGGTTTGAATCCGGAGGAGCACCTTATAATAGTCGACGGTGAACTCTACACGGAGGATAGGGTCATAAAGAAAGACAAGGAAGTTCAAATTGTTAAGGTCACAAGTAGTGGTTAA
- a CDS encoding HD-GYP domain-containing protein → MHQTFVYIFLLSLSIFLNVVLVRKLILLGLEKKRLASILLKFKDLSSRFRDIVVQREEVFLRTVLSLSKNFIDDVKNAYLVYFQGEKGKVISLEEPSAEVEVFVRKEDFNYVPERVHVIGGRDTVKVLSKLKPSLFVQAELDNMSNGHSKYLAVSDIQVGGELKAKLFLIRERSFDKEEIDLLKSLSSLITSFVATHNYISAQGRFQKDMILTMTRILEYHDKYTKGHSKNVAAVASLIAERLGLSDEMIRKTYWASLLHDIGKIVIPSHILNKEGKLTIEEFEVIKKHPVYGHDFLTTSEDLKELAKYVLHHHERWDGKGYPMGLSGEDIPLISRIISVADAYDAMRSDRPYRRGLPLEVIRKELIEHAGMQFDPEIAKVFVKMIDNGEVKN, encoded by the coding sequence TTGCATCAGACTTTTGTTTACATTTTTCTCCTGAGTCTATCTATATTTCTCAACGTAGTGTTGGTTAGAAAGCTCATCTTACTCGGGCTTGAGAAGAAGAGGCTGGCATCGATCCTACTGAAATTCAAAGACCTCTCGTCAAGGTTTAGGGATATCGTCGTTCAGAGAGAAGAAGTCTTTTTGAGGACGGTGCTGAGCCTATCTAAGAACTTCATTGACGATGTAAAGAACGCGTATCTAGTTTACTTTCAAGGTGAAAAAGGTAAGGTAATAAGTCTTGAGGAGCCTTCAGCCGAAGTTGAGGTTTTTGTAAGGAAAGAGGACTTCAATTACGTTCCAGAAAGGGTCCACGTTATCGGCGGCCGGGATACCGTGAAAGTGCTCTCAAAACTTAAGCCTTCACTCTTTGTTCAAGCCGAGCTGGACAACATGAGCAATGGACATTCGAAGTACCTTGCCGTGTCTGACATACAGGTTGGCGGGGAGTTGAAAGCAAAATTGTTTCTGATTCGTGAACGTTCTTTCGACAAAGAAGAAATCGATCTTCTCAAAAGTCTATCGAGTTTGATAACATCCTTCGTGGCAACCCACAACTACATCAGTGCCCAAGGCAGATTTCAAAAAGACATGATCCTAACTATGACCCGCATTCTCGAGTACCACGACAAGTACACAAAAGGACACTCGAAAAACGTCGCAGCGGTTGCTTCACTCATCGCGGAACGCCTCGGGCTGAGTGACGAAATGATTAGGAAAACTTACTGGGCCTCACTGCTTCACGATATCGGAAAGATAGTGATTCCGTCGCATATACTGAATAAGGAAGGAAAACTGACGATCGAAGAGTTCGAGGTCATCAAAAAGCATCCAGTTTATGGCCATGATTTCTTGACTACCTCCGAGGATTTGAAAGAACTTGCAAAGTACGTACTGCACCATCATGAGCGGTGGGATGGTAAAGGGTACCCAATGGGACTTTCCGGAGAGGATATACCACTGATCTCCAGGATCATATCGGTCGCCGACGCTTACGATGCGATGAGAAGTGACAGACCGTACCGAAGGGGATTACCACTTGAGGTTATTAGAAAAGAACTGATCGAGCATGCGGGAATGCAATTCGATCCTGAGATCGCAAAAGTTTTTGTAAAAATGATTGACAACGGAGAGGTAAAAAATTAA
- the dnaN gene encoding DNA polymerase III subunit beta, producing the protein MLKFTVQKSELEEKISIASSAIGSRTVDPILQCLLFKPVGGVLRIQATDLQTSVIANVKIGEYEGNDAFAVDADLIDDIVKNLPEDEVLFEYSNGKLTIRSGKSKYNLSTVSEVERFPSIEYDESGITFSIDTSILEEMFDRVSFCASNESAMRALNGVYFEAHGGFLRLVASDGYRLALAEQKLTIDSEFDFILALKSVREIEKLLSSTTEPEIKITFDHSTVSFNAGDITTVVRVVEETFPDYKRVLPKAFKTRVILNSDDFAEALKRVMVIAKRGNEKVQLKITDDVMELSSQSSEYGEAVESIPITKDGEDLVVNFNPKFLSEAIKHIDEKEIEFNFVDNLSPLQINPRNVEGYLYIVLPVRA; encoded by the coding sequence ATGCTTAAGTTCACAGTTCAGAAGTCCGAACTGGAAGAAAAAATCTCGATAGCCTCGTCGGCAATAGGTTCTAGAACGGTTGATCCAATACTTCAATGTTTACTCTTCAAACCCGTTGGTGGAGTGTTGAGAATCCAGGCAACCGACCTTCAAACGTCCGTTATCGCAAATGTCAAGATCGGTGAATACGAAGGTAACGACGCGTTTGCGGTGGATGCTGATCTGATAGACGATATAGTTAAAAACCTACCTGAAGATGAGGTCCTTTTCGAGTATTCAAATGGTAAACTGACTATCAGGAGTGGTAAGTCCAAGTACAATCTATCCACAGTTTCCGAAGTTGAGAGGTTCCCATCGATCGAGTATGACGAAAGTGGAATAACGTTCTCGATAGACACCTCTATCCTCGAGGAAATGTTCGACAGGGTGAGCTTCTGTGCATCGAACGAAAGTGCGATGAGAGCACTCAACGGTGTTTACTTCGAAGCTCACGGCGGATTTCTGAGGTTGGTGGCAAGTGATGGGTATCGTCTTGCCTTGGCCGAACAGAAGTTAACTATCGACAGTGAGTTCGATTTCATACTGGCCCTCAAGAGTGTTCGTGAGATTGAAAAACTTCTTTCTTCCACCACCGAACCGGAGATCAAGATCACGTTTGATCACTCCACGGTGTCCTTCAACGCTGGTGACATTACGACCGTTGTGAGAGTGGTTGAAGAAACGTTCCCGGACTATAAACGTGTTTTGCCAAAAGCTTTTAAGACGCGTGTGATTTTGAACTCCGACGATTTTGCCGAAGCTCTCAAGAGGGTTATGGTCATAGCCAAGCGCGGTAACGAAAAGGTACAGCTGAAAATCACCGACGATGTGATGGAACTTTCAAGCCAAAGCTCCGAGTACGGTGAAGCGGTGGAGTCGATCCCAATTACAAAGGATGGAGAGGATTTGGTTGTGAACTTCAATCCAAAGTTCCTGAGTGAGGCGATTAAACATATCGATGAAAAAGAAATAGAGTTCAACTTCGTCGATAACCTCAGTCCTCTCCAAATAAACCCACGTAACGTGGAGGGATATTTATACATTGTGCTGCCGGTGCGTGCATGA
- a CDS encoding type II secretion system protein, with protein MLKLYKVETIRKGFTLIELLIVMSIIGALLAVAVPSGLNAVAQAKAVNVASNFRTLHQVVMQMLMLEQNPPTSGDILQYLLEKGYISTKPAGFTITYSGSDRAYLITYQSQDVSPSKVLGLYGPIKLEGGYLVVRVVTQ; from the coding sequence TTGTTAAAACTATATAAAGTTGAGACCATAAGAAAAGGATTCACACTTATTGAGTTGCTTATTGTAATGTCCATTATCGGTGCCCTTTTGGCGGTCGCTGTTCCGTCCGGCCTGAACGCGGTTGCTCAGGCCAAGGCTGTGAATGTTGCAAGTAATTTCCGAACCTTACACCAGGTTGTAATGCAAATGCTAATGCTCGAACAAAACCCCCCGACAAGCGGTGATATCTTACAGTACCTGTTAGAAAAAGGTTATATCTCAACTAAACCGGCAGGGTTCACAATAACTTACAGTGGTTCGGATCGAGCTTACCTGATCACATACCAAAGTCAAGACGTGAGTCCCAGTAAAGTTCTCGGACTTTATGGACCGATAAAGCTTGAAGGTGGGTACCTTGTCGTAAGGGTGGTCACGCAATGA